The Mycolicibacterium aurum genome segment TGCAGGAATTGTTGGACCAGGCGCTGCATTCGGGCAGGCCGTTTTCCAGCAGGCACCGCTTTCTCGACAGGCAGGACCGCGAACACACCGTCCTCGTGCTGGCCGACAGGATGCTCGCCGACGACGGCGCCGTGGTGGGTACGGAGGGCTACTACGTAGACCTGACCCACACGCTCGATGATGCGCGCCGTGATGCCCTCAGCAGCTCGCTGCCCGATCTGTTCGCCGCGCGCGCCGCGATCGAACAGGCCAAAGGGGCGCTGATGCTGGTCTACGGAGTGGGCGACGATCAGGCCTTCGAGCTGCTGCAGTGGCGATCGCAGGAGACCAACACCAAGCTGCGCACGCTGGCCGCCCAGGTGGTTGCGGCGTTCCCCACGCTGCAGATACGCCAGGATGACCTGCGGCGCCAATTCGATCACCTTCTGTTGACCGTGCACCGGCGCACCGAGTGAGGGGCGACGGGACGCGTGGGACTTCTCGACATCGTGCGCGACGTTCGCGACGTCGCGGTCGTGCTGCGGGCCGAAGGCGACGTGGACTCGAGCACCGCCGACGCCCTGATGACCGCATTGGACGCCGCTGTGGTTGAGGCGCAAGCGCATCCAGCCAGAGTGCTGATCGTCGAGCTGGACGGTGTCACCTACTTCGGCAGTGCCGGGCTGAACGCGTTGATCGGCTGCGCCGAACGCGGCAGCGCACATGGCGTCGCGGTGCGTCTGGTGGCCACCAACCCGGAGGTGACGCGTCCGATCGAAGTCACCAGACTCGACTCGGTGCTGCCGCCCCACCGCAGCGTGGCCGATGCTCTGTCCTCGGCAGACGGGCCGCAATGACGGGAACGAGCACCGAAGGCGGTTCCTCCGCCCAGGTTTTCGCGGCCGGCGGCGACGTCGGCCGCGACCACGCGCGCGTGGACTGGGCATCGACACCGCTCGGCCCGCCGGAAGGCTGGCCGCAGAGCCTGCAGACCGCGGTGAGCATCCTGCTGTCCTCGCGGTTCCCCATGTGGATGGCCTGGGGGCCGGACCTGACCTTCTTCTGCAACGACGCCTACCGCCGCGACACGCTGGGCCGCAAGTACCCGTGGGCGCTCGGACGTTCGGCACGCGAAGTGTGGGCGGAGGTCTGGGCAGCCGCCGGCCCGCGAATCGAACAGGTGCTCTCGACCGGCGAGGCGACCTGGGACGCCGCGCTTCTGTTGTTCCTGGAACGTTCGGGCTACCCCGAGGAGACCTACCACACCTTTTCCTACAGCCCGCTGTGCGACGACGACGGGCAGGTCGTCGGGATGTTGTGCGTGGTCAACGAGGACACCATGCAGGTGATCAGCGAGCGGCGGATGGCCACGCTGCGAGACCTGGGCTTCGACCCCAACGTGCTGAGCACCGAGTCGGAGATCCTGGCGTTCACCGCGTCTCAGCTCGCCCAGAATCTGAGCGACCTGCCGTTCACGCTGACGTATCTGTTCGACGACGACGGCGCTGCCCACCTGGCGGCAACCAGCGGTCTGCCTGCAGGCCACCTTGCGGCTCCGGCGACGCTGGCCCCCGACGCCGCGAGCCCGTGGCCGGTCGCAGAGCCGGCCCGCGGCGAGTCGGTACTGGTCGACCTCGACGGTGACGCGTATGCGGGCCTGCCGACCGGTAACTGGCAACAACCGCCGGTGCAGGCACTGGTCGTGCCGCTGTCTCCCCAGGGTGGTCCGCCGAGCGGCTTCATGGTCGCCGGGCTCAACCGGTACCGACCCCTCGACGAGGGGTATCGGGGCTTCGTCACCCTCGTCGCGGGACACATCGCGGCGGGCATCGGCCTGGCGCGCAGCTACCGCGCACAACAACGGCGCGCCGACGAACTGGCCGAACTCGATCGGGCCAAGACAACCTTCTTCTCCAACATCAGCCACGAGTTCCGCACCCCGCTGACATTGATCCTCGATCCGGTGTCCGAGTTGCGGCGCGCCGAAGGTGTCGACGACGCCATGCGCAACGAGCTGGACATGGTGTGGCGTAACGGATTACGGCTCACCAAGTTGGTCAACGCGCTGCTCGACTTCTCCCGCATCGAGGCGGGTCGCACGCAGGCCAACTATCGGGAGGTAGATCTCGGCACCTTCACCGCAGATCTCGCCAGCGTCTTTCGCTCGGCCATCGAACGCGCGGGGCTCACCCTCGAAGTGAACTGCGAGCCGATCGGCGATCCCGTCTACATCGACCTCGACATGTGGGAGAAGGTCATCTTCAACCTGCTGTCGAACGCGCTGAAGTTCACGTTCGAGGGCGTGGTGTCCGTGCGGGCCTATCGCGAGGCGGCGGAGGCGGTGGTGACGGTGTCGGACACCGGAACCGGCGTGCCTGCCGCCGAGATGCCGCGGCTGTTCGAGCGGTTCCACCGCATCGAGAACGCGCGCGCACGCTCGAACGAGGGCAGCGGCATCGGACTGGCGCTGGTGAAGGAACTCATCCAGCTTCACGGCGGCACCATCGACGCCGACAGCGTGGAGGGGCGGGGGACCACCTTCACGATCCGGCTGCCCATCGGGACAGCGCACCTACCCGATGAGGTGGCCGCCCCCGCAGAAGGCGTTCGCCGGGTCGGTGTGGGCGCAGTTGCCTACGTCGAGGAGGCGCTGCGCTGGCTGCCGGCCGGCCGGGACGGCTCTGAGCTGTCAGAGCGCGAGAAAGGCTATCCATCAGAGCTTTCGGCCGATCAGCCGCCGTTCTCAGGAGCCCTCGGCACCCTGCGGGTGCTCGTCGCCGACGACAACGCCGATATGCGCGACTATCTGACCCGGCTGTTGCGGGCCGACGGCTACCAGGTCGATGCCGTCGCCGACGGCTACGAGGCGCTCGAAGCCGTCCGGGCCGACATTCCGGACATCGTGGTGAGCGACGTGATGATGCCGCGACTCGACGGTCTCGGACTGGTTGCGGCGCTTCGGGCCGACCGGCGCACCGCAGCGGTACCTGTGCTGCTGTTGTCCGCGCGTGCCGGTCAGGAGGAGTCGATCAGCGGGCTGCGGGCCGGGGCCGACGACTACCTCGTCAAACCCTTCGCCGCCGCCGAACTCCTTGCCCGGGTTCGCGCCAACGTCGAGCTCGCACGACTGCGCGACTATCACGCGCGGTGGCGGACGGCCGTCGTCGATTCCCTGCAGGAAGCCTTCTTCATCTGCGACGAGCACGGCAACGTGATCGAGATCAACGGGGCATTCACCGACATCCTGGGATACGACACCGACGGCCTGCCTTACGGTGTCGCGCATCCCTGGTGGCCTTCGCTCGACAGTGACCCCGATGCTCACCGGATGGTCACCGAGGCGTCTACCCAGGTGCTCGAGCAGCAGCACGGAGTGCTGACCGCAGTTCCGCTGACGCATCGGGACGGGCATCGACTCTGGGTCACGGCGACGTTCACCCATGCCGAGGATCCGGACACCGGTCGTCGGATCGTCGTCGGCACGATGCGCGACGTCACTGCCGAGCACTACATCGTCCAGCGCGAATCAGCGCTGGCATCGCTCAATGAGCAACTGGTACAAGCCGATACAGTGGACGACGCGGTTGCGGCCGCAGCCAAGGCCTTCCAGGCGGTATGGGGCGCGCGGCGGGTGCTGGCGGTCACCCTGCCCTCCGGACCGCCCGACGAGGACGCCGATGACGCGACCATGACGGGTGTGACCGCGATGGTCTGCGTTGGTGAACCGACGCGATGGGACGAGCTGTCGTCGGGCACCCGTCAGGCGATCGTCCGCCTGCGCGATGACGATCTGCTCGACCCCGAGACGTCTGAGCCCGGAGCTGCGGGGGTGGCGCTGCAGCACCCGCTGGGTGTTCTGGTGATCTACCTCGAGCTGTTCGAACAGCGCCGGTTCTCTGCGGAGGACGAGACACTCCTGACCGTGCTCGCCGGACGTCTCGGTCAAGGCCTGCAACGGGTTCACCAGATCGATCAGCAGCGAGAAACGGCGCTGGCGCTCCAGCACGCGATCCTTGGCCCGGCCGTCTCCCGCGGGTTTGCCGTGCGATATCAGCCGGCGACGGTCCCGCTTCAGGTCGGCGGGGACTGGTATGACGTCGTCGACCTCGACGATGGTCGCATAGGGCTCATCGTGGGCGACTGCGTCGGCCACGGGCTGAAAGCCGCCACCGTCATGGGCCAGCTGCGCAGCGCCTGCCGTGCGCTTCTCCTGGAGCATCCCAGTCCGGCCGCCGCGTTGTCAGGGCTGGACCGGTTTGCCGCCCGCCTGCCCGGCGCCAGGTGCACCACCGCCTTCTGCGCGGTGCTCACCCCCGAGACCGGCGAGCTGGTGTACTCCTGCGCCGGACACCCCCCGCCGATCCTGGTGCAGGCAGACCACTCGACGCGGTTGCTCGAAGGCGCGCGCGCGACCCCCCTCGGGCTGAGGCAACCCCCGCACCGCACAGAGGCGCACGCGACCATGCCGCCGAGGTCGACCCTGCTGCTCTACACCGACGGGCTGGTGGAACGCCGCCGCGAGTCCATCGACGACGGCATCGCGCGCGCCACCGACGTCGTTGCGGACAACCGGGCCACCGCGCTGGACGAGCTGGCGAACACGATCATGTCTCGGCTGGCGCCGTCCGACGGCTATCACGACGATGTGGCTCTACTGCTGTACCGGCAGCCTGCGCCGCTGGAGCTGGAGTTCGCCGCCGACGTCGACGAGCTGGCCGGGAGCCGCACGGCACTGCGCGGCTGGTTGGACAGCGCTGGGGTGAGCTCCGAGCAGAGCCTCGACGTGCTGATCGCAGTGGGTGAGGCACTGTCCAACGCCATCGAGCACGGGCACCGGGACCACCCGGCCGGGCGGGTCCGTCTCCGCGCGATCGCGCTGCCTGACCGTCTGCACGTGACCATCGTCGACACCGGTACCTGGAAAACGCCCGCGGACATTCCCGAGCTGCATCGTGGACGGGGTATCGCGCTCATGCGGGCGCTCATGCAAGATGTCACCATCGATTCGCAAAACACCGGCACCACCGTGCACATGCACGCAAGGATTGCCTGATGGCCACACCGCTGCGCCTCCGTACCGACCGTCAGGACGACGGTTCTCTGGTGCTGTTCGCCGCCGGAGAGCTGGACCTGAGCAACATCGGCACGTTCTCCGACGCGATCGCCCACGCGATCACCGCGAACCCCGACGGAACCGTGCTACGGGTCGACCTCAGCGAGGTCGAATATCTGGACAGCGGCGCCATCAACGTGCTCTTCGATCACGCGGAGTCGATCGACGTGGTGGTCAACCCGATCCTGCTACCGGTGCTGACCGTCAGCGGGCTCACCGATGTGGCCACCGTCCGGCCGGCGTCGCCGGGATAGTCGGCCGCACTACGCGTTCCGCTCGCTTGTGTCGGATTGCTCGCTCCGCTCGCTTGTGTCTGATTGCTCGCTCCGCTCGCGGCGGGCCCTGGCACGGCGTTTCCCCTCGTGCATCGCCGCCACCCGAGCCACCGGGATCGTGCGGCCGTGGTGGATCAGATCGGCGGGCAGCCGCTGCGGCGCCGGCATCTCCGTCGTCCACGGGTCGGGATCGGTCAGCGCATCGAGCGCGGTGTGCACGGTGAAGTCAGAGGGGTGCACCCGATCCAAATCCGACCACGCCACCGGGAAGGACACCGGCGTGCCGGGCCGCAAGCGCGGGCTGTAGGCCGCTGCCACGGTGGCACCGCCCGCGCGGGTGGCGTCGACGAACACCTTGCCGGCGCGGTCTTCGACGATGAATGCCGTTGTGGCCACGGACCGATCGAGAGCTTCGGTGCGCGCGGCCAGCGCCCGGGTGGCAGCTGCCACGTCGTCCACGGGTGCCGTGTCGTCGATGGGGACGAAGATGTGGATCCCGCGCGACCCGCTGGTCTTCACGGCGCCGGCCAACCCGCAGGCCTGGAGAGCCTGGCGCACCATGTGCGCGACGGCGACCACGGCGGCGAAATCGTCACCGGAGGGCGGGTCCAGATCGAGGATCAGGTGCGTCGGGCGGTAGATGTCGTCGGCCAGGCCGAGCGCCGGGTGGTATTCGACGGCGCGCTGATTGGCCAGCCACAGCAGCGTGCGGCGGTCGTCGCAGAGTGCGTAATGGATCTCGCGGTGGGACGCCTCCGCCCAGATCGGCACTGTGCGTACCCACTCGGGGGTGTATTTCGGCACGTTCTTCTGCATGAACGGAGCCCGGCCGCGCAGCGCCCGCAACGCGGTCAGCGGCCGGCCGGCAAGCACCGGCAGCATGCGGTCGGCGACGGCGTCGAGATAGTCGACGAGGTCGCGTTTGGTGGCGCCCGCATCGTCGGTCAGGTGCTGGTCGAGGTTGGTCAGCTCGACACCGGCGCGCTGCTCTCCGGGGCTCATCCGTCCAGCCTACGGGTGCAGGCCCTACGACAAATGTGCTCCGGCAACCGAAGTCAGGATTTCGCCGCGGGTGCAGTGATCGCCGCATAACGTTGAGATCCCTATGGACCGGAGCCCATCGGGTGAGCCCGGCGACTCGCCGACCGCGGTCGCCGCAACGCCACCGTCTGCCGCGACCGCGGAGCCGCCGGCGGCAGTGCAGGTGGACGACCAGGAGAAGCCCGGCCGTGAATTGCGCGGTTGGACGCACCGTCTGGTCGCCTGCGCGGCCTTCGGCGTGGCGATTCTGACCATCTGGCAGGTGTTTCGGCCGCTGCCGCAGGGCAGCCAGTACTACCTCATCGTGTTCCTGGCCGGCTCGCTGCCGCTGGTTTACCTGGTCTACCGGTCCGGTATGGGCAGACTCGACCCGGACGATCACCCGGGACCGCTCGACTGGATATTGGCCGCCGCGACGCTGGTGGTATGCCTGTATCCCGTACTGCCGCTGAGCATCGGCTCCGGCGGAGGTGGCTACAACGCCTTCTTGGACCGCCAGGGCTTGCTCGAGCCCACGGACGTGGTGATGGGCACGCTGCTGCTGGTGCTCATCCTTGAGGCGTGCCGGCGTACGACCGGCTGGGCCCTGCCGATCGTCTGCGCAGTCTTTCTGGCCTACGGCTACTACGGCGGCCTGTTGCCGCAAGGCTGGGCGATCGCGCACGCCGGTCTCGATTTCGACCAGATCATCGACGCGCTCTACAACTCGGGCAGTGGATTCTTCGGAACCCCACTGGATGTCGCGGCGACCTACATCGTGCTGTTCACCATCTACGGCGCGGTGCTCGAACTCTCCGGTGGTGCCCGGTTCTTCGTCGAGCTGTCGGTGGCATCCTTCCGTCGATCACGCAGCGCCGCGGGCCGCACCGCCGTGGCGTCCGGCTTCCTGCTCGGGACCGTGTCCGGTTCGGGCACGGCGACGGCTGTCAGCGTCGGCGCGGTCACCTGGCCGATCATGCGGCGGGCGGGCTACACACCGGAGCGGGCGGGCGGTGTGCTCGCAGCAGCCGGCGTCGGCGCACTGCTGTCACCGCCGACTCTGGGCGCTGCGGCGTTCATCGTGGCCGAATACCTCGAGGTGTCCTACCTGACGGTGCTGGGCTGGGCGATGATTCCCACTGTCCTGTACTACCTGGGCATTCTGCTCGCCGTCGAGATCGACGCGCGCCGCTTCGGGATGAAGGCAGCGCACCTGGACACCCAGTCGCCGTGGAAGTTGCTCGCCCGCTTCGGATATCACTTCTCGTCGCTGATCGCGATCGTCGTGCTGCTGGCCGTCGGGATGTCGGCGACCAGAGCTGTGGTGTACGCGACCGCGCTCGCGTTCGTCCTGTCGTTCCTTGACCGACGCGGGCGACTGACTCCGCGCCGGTTGTTCGACGCGCTCAGCGGCGGTGTGCGCGGAGTGCTCCCCGTCGTCGCGGTGTGTGCCGCCGCCGGCGTGATCACCGCGATGACCACCAAAACCGGTCTGGGCGCCCAGTTTTCGTCGGTGCTGGTGGGCGGGGTGGACGCACTCACCGACAATCGCACCCTCATGCTGGCGTTGACGGCGGTCTTCGCCGCCGTGGCGCTGGCGTTGCTCGGCCTGGCGATACCGGTGACCGCGTCGTTCGTCATCGGCTGGGTCATCATCGGACCGGCACTGCTGGCGCTCGATGTGCCCGCACCGGCAGCGGCGATGTTCGTCTTCTACTACTCGGTGCTGTCGGAGGTCACGCCGCCGACGGCGCTGGCGGCCGTCGGCGCCTCCGCCGTGACCGGCGGGCGGGCCATCCCGACGATGTGGCAGACCTTGCGCTACGCGGCGCCGGCGTTCCTGGTGCCCATCGCCTTCGTTGTGACCGGTCCCGGAGAGTATCTGCTCGCCCGCGGGCCGGTGCTGGGCGTCATCTGGGCGTCCGCGGTGGCGTGCGTCGGTATCGTCGCGCTCTCGTTCGCGGCCGGCGGCTGGGCGCTCGGCGTCGGGGCGATGGGCCGCATCGCCCGAGTTCTCACCGCGATTGCCGCGCTGCTGCTGCTCTTCCTGGACCCCGTCACCATCGCGGCGGGGTTCGCGTGTCTGCTCGCTGCAGTCGCGCTCACCTTCATCGACAAGAGGAGACCGACATGAGGATGACGGACATGAGATGTGCGACCAGGGTCGTCGCGGGGTTCGCCGCGCTGGCGCTCACCGGGGCGGCGGCCACGGGCTGCGGTGGCAGACAGGACGCACCCAGCGCCGACTCGGGAGGCGACATCACCTGCGAGGTCAGCTCCGACACCCGGGTGAGCATCGCCACCGGCAACTCGACGGGCGTGTACTTCTCGCTGGGCAATGCCTATGCCGAGCAGGTTTCGGCAGCCACCGACGGCAGGGTGAAGGCGACCGCGGCGGAGACAGGTGCCTCGGTGCAGAACATCCAGCAGCTGGTGAGCGGCAGTTACCAGCTGGCGTTCTCGCTCGCCGACACGGCTGCCGACGCCGTCGAGGGCAAGGCGGGATTCGAGGGTGACAAGCAGCCCATCCAGGCGATCTCGCGGATCTATCCCAACTACACCCAGGTGATCGCCAGGAAGGACAGCGGCATCGCGTCCGTCGCCGACATGCGGGGCAAACGGGTGTCGACCGGCTCGCCCGGATCCGGCACCGAGGTCATCGCCAACCGGCTGCTGGAGTCGGCGGGGCTCAATCCGGCCTCCGACGTGGCCGCGCAACGGCTCGACCTCACCAAGACCGTGGACGGTATGAAAGACGGCTCCATCGACGCGCTGTTCTGGTCGGGTGGCCTGCCGACGCCGGGCATCACAGACCTGCTCACCTCGGCGCGCGATGAGGTGGCGTTCGTCGACATCTCGCCGCAGTTGGCCGCGATGTCCGAGATCAGCCCGGCCTACGAGGAGGGCGTCATCCCGGCCGCCACCTATCAGCTGCCCGCCGACGTCAAGACGATCGTCGTGCCGAACCTGCTTCTGGTCCGCGATGACATCGACGCGAACCTTGCGTGCGTGCTGACCAAAACGCTGTTCGAGAAGAAGCCCGAGCTGGAGCAGGTGATCAGCGCGGCCAAGGGCATCAACGTGGAAACGGCGCGGGACACCGAGCCGGTTCCGTTGAATCGCGGCGCCGAATACGCACTCGATCAGCTGAACCCGGCGAAGTAGCGGGCCCGGTCCCAACCGCAGGTCAAGCTGTGAAAACGCTGTCAACAGGCGATTGACAGCGATGGTTTGACGGGCTAGATGTATGACACGCGAGGCGCGGAGTGTCACGCGTGCGGCTTCTCTGTGGGCCGAGTCGGGCCTGAACGGGGGGCGGTGGAACGTGGCGCATGCCGGGCGGTCGGGAATCGGCAGGGTCATCCGTGTACTGGCGGTACCCATCGTGCTGGGCTGGGTGTTGCTCACCGTGCTGACGAATGTCGCGGTCCCGCCGTTGGAGAAGGTGGGCGAGGCACACACCGTCGGGCTCAGCGCCAAAGACGCACCGTCGATGGTGTCGATGCAACGGGTCGGCGCCAACTTCGACGAGTTCGACTCCGACAGCACCGCGATGATCGTGCTCGAGGGCCGGGCTCCGCTGGGCGACGCCGCGCACCGCTACTACGACCAGCTCATCGACAAGCTGGAGGCCGACACCGCCAACGTGCAGCACGTCGCCGACTTCTGGGGCGACCCGCTGACCGCGTCCGGCGCCCAGAGCACCGACGGCTTGGCGGCCTACGTCCAGGTGTACCTGCACGGCAATCAGGGGGAGCCTCGGGCCAACGAAGCTGTCGCAGCGGTGCGCGAGATCGTCGCGCAGACCCCGGCGCCCGAGGGCGTACAGGCTTATGTGACCGGTGGAGCACCGCTGGTCGCCGACCAGCACAGTGCCGGGGACAAGAGCGTCTTCCGGGTCACGCTGATCACGTTCGGCGTCATCGTGATCATGCTGCTGATCGTTTATCGATCCGTGGCCACGATGGTGCTGACCATGGTGATGGTGTTCATCGAGCTCGGCGCGGCACGGGGGATCGTCGCGTTTCTCGCCAACTACGAGATCATCGGCCTGTCGACGTTCGCGACCAGCCTGCTGACCCTGATGGTGATCGCCGCGGGAACCGACTACGCCATCTTCGCGATCGGCCGATACCAGGAGGCCAGGGGAGCGGGCGAGGACCCGGAGACCGCGTACTACACGATGTTCCGCGGCACCGCGCACGTCGTGCTGGGTTCCGGGCTGACCATCGCGGGCGCGATGCTGTGCCTGAGCTTCACGCGACTGCCGTACTTCCAGACCATGGGTGTGCCGTGTGCAGTGGGCACGTTCGTGGCGGTGATCGCCGCGCTGACGCTCGGCCCGGCGGTGATCACGATCGGCAGTCGCTTCGGGCTGTTCGACCCGAAGCGGACCATCAGGTCGCGCGGATGGCGGCGCGTCGGTGTCGCGGTGGTGCGCTGGCCGGGTCCGGTCCTGGCGGCGACGATGGCGCTGGCGCTCGTGGGTCTGCTCACATTGCCCGGTTACAAGACCAATTACGATGCGCGCGACTATCTTCCCGAAGACATCCCCGCCAACGTCGGGTACGCCGTCGCCGACCGGCACTTCGGCACCGCACGGATGAACCCGGAACTCTTGATGGTCGAGAGTGACCACGACCTGCGCAACCCGGCGGACTTCCTCGTCATCGACAAGATCGCCAAGGCCATCTTCCGGGTGCCCGGCGTCGCGCGCGTCCAGACGATCACCCGGCCGGACGGAAAACCGATCAAGCACACCACCATTCCGTTCGCGATGAGCAGGCAGGGCACCACGCAGCGGCTCAACGAGAAGTACATGCAGGACCGGATGGCGGACATGCTGGTCCAAGCCGATGCGATGCAGACCAACATCGACACGATGACGAAGATGTCGGCGCTGATGACGCAGATGTCCGCGGTCACCCACGAGATGGTCACCAAGACCAAGTCGATGACCATCGACATCGTCGAACTACGGGACCACATCTCCGATTTCGACGACTTCTTCCGGCCGGTCCGTAACTACTTCTACTGGGAGCCGCACTGCTTCGACATCCCCGTGTGCTGGGCGATGCGGTCGGTGTTCGACACCCTCGACGGAATCAATCCTCTGACCGACGACATCCAGGAGCTGGTACCGGAACTGGAACGCCTCGACGCGTTGATGCCGCAACTGATCGCGTTGCTGCCCAGTCAGATCGAGACGATGCGATCGATGCAGACGATGATGCTGACGCAGTACCAGACGCAGAAAGGCCAGCAGGACCAAGGCGCGGCGATGTCAGAGGACGCCGATGCCATGGGAGACGCGTTCGACGACTCGATGAACGACGATTCGTTCTACCTGCCGCCGGAGGCGTTCAACAACGACGACTTCAAGCGCGGCATCGAGAACTTCATCTCCCCGGACGGCAAGTCGGTGCGCTTCATCATCAGCCATGAAGGCGATCCGGCGACGGTGGAGGGCATTTCGCAGATCGTGCCGATCAAGACCGCGGCGAAGGAGGCGATCAAAGGTACTCCGCTGGAAGGGTCGAGCATCTACATGGCGGGCACCGGCGCCACCTACAAAGACATGAGCGACGGTGCATTCTACGACCTGCTGATCGCCGGAATAGCCGCAGTGACACTGATTTTCATCATCATGCTGATCATCACCCGCAGCATCGTCGCGGCCGCCGTGATCGTCGGCACCGTCCTGCTCTCCCTCGGGGCGTCGTTCGGCCTCTCGGTGCTGCTGTGGCAGCACATCCTCGGGCTGGAATTGCACTGGATGGTGCTACCGATGTCGGTGATATTGCTGCTGGCGGTCGGTTCGGACTACAACCTGCTGCTGGTGTCCCGGTTCAAGGAGGAACTGCCCGGCGGGCTGAAGACCGGCATCATCCGGGCGATGGCAGGCACCGGCTCGGTCGTGACATCGGCCGGTCTGGTGTTCGCCTTCACGATGGCGACCTTCGCGTTCAGCGACCTGAAGGTGATGGCACAGGTGGGTACGACGATCGCGCTGGGGTTGCTGTTCGACACCCTCATCGTGCGCTCGTTCATGACCCCGGCGGTGGCGGCGCTGCTCGGACGCTGGTTCTGGTGGCCGCAGAAGATTCGCACCGAGGCCTCGCGGCGACGACTCGCGGCGCTCACAGGGGACCCGGTTACCGCGGGTCGCTGACCCGCCGCGCCAGCTCGCCGAGCAGCGTCGAGTCGACGTTCGCCAACAGGTCGCCCGGATCCTCGAACACCGCCGTCGCGCCCGCCTCGCGCAGCTCGGCCGGTGACACGCCACCGCTCTGCACCCCGATCGACGGCACGCCGGCCCGTTTCGCCGCCTCGCAGTCCCACACCGCGTCGCCCAGGAACACCGCGTCCTGCGCACCGACGCCCGCGCGCTCAAGCGCGATCTGCACGATGTCGGGTTTGGGCTTCGCGGTATCGACGTCCTCCGACGACGTCACCGCCGAGATGGCGTCCTCGCAGTCGAGAATCTCGCGCAGGGTTGCCAGCTCGTCCTCGGGGGCCGACGTTGCCAGCACCACCTGCAGGCCGTGACCCGCAACCCACCTCAGCAGATCACGAGCCCCCGGCAGAGGCGCCAGCAACGAGGTCGTCTCCTGGTAGAACTCGCTGTGGAGGTCCTTGAGACGGTCGAGCACGTCCTGTCCGGCGTCGCCGCTCAGGGTGCGTACCAGCGTCGTGCCGTCCATCCCGATGCAGCGGTGGATGCGCCACCCGTCGACGGGCACCCCTTCGGCGTCGAAGGCGCGCAGCCACGCCGTCACATGGAGGTAATTGGAGTCGACCAGCGTGCCGTCGACGTCGAAAAGTACCGAGGGCGCTCTTGAGTCAGAACTCACCCGGGGTCAGGGCACCGGGATGTTGATGGTGGGTCCGCCGGGGATCGAACCTGAGCCGCCTCCGGGCCCACCGGTGATCGTGGGTCCGCCGGGGATGGAGCCGCCGCCGCCGTCGGGTCCGCCGCCGCCAGTGGGTCCGCCGGGGATGGAGCCGCCGCCGCCGTCGGCGTCGCCGCCACCGGTGGGTCCGCCGGGAATGGAGCCGCCGCCACCCTCAGGCCCGCCGGCACCGCCGGGCGCCGGGGTCTCACCCGGAGCACCCGAGGTGGGGGCCTCGGTCGCGGTCGGTGTGGTGGTCGTCGGAGACATGGTCGTCTCGGTCGTGCTGGTCTCTGATGTGGTCGTCGTGGACTCGTCGCCACTGTCGCTGCTGCCGCATCCCACGGCGAGCGCGAGTACTGCAGCGCTGCCGGCTGCGACGAAAGCGGTTCTCACTGGAGTCTTCATGGGCCACCTTGCTGTCGAGGAACGTCAGCGGGGTTACCACGAAGCCGCAGGCCCAAACTCCCGGCCGGTTGGGTACCCTTCGGTCCATGACCGCCTCTGCAATCGGAGTTTCCCGATGAGTGCGGGTCTGTTCGCGCTCCTCGACGATGTCGCGGCGCTGGCACGGCTGGCCGCTGCGTCCGTCGAC includes the following:
- a CDS encoding MMPL/RND family transporter → MAHAGRSGIGRVIRVLAVPIVLGWVLLTVLTNVAVPPLEKVGEAHTVGLSAKDAPSMVSMQRVGANFDEFDSDSTAMIVLEGRAPLGDAAHRYYDQLIDKLEADTANVQHVADFWGDPLTASGAQSTDGLAAYVQVYLHGNQGEPRANEAVAAVREIVAQTPAPEGVQAYVTGGAPLVADQHSAGDKSVFRVTLITFGVIVIMLLIVYRSVATMVLTMVMVFIELGAARGIVAFLANYEIIGLSTFATSLLTLMVIAAGTDYAIFAIGRYQEARGAGEDPETAYYTMFRGTAHVVLGSGLTIAGAMLCLSFTRLPYFQTMGVPCAVGTFVAVIAALTLGPAVITIGSRFGLFDPKRTIRSRGWRRVGVAVVRWPGPVLAATMALALVGLLTLPGYKTNYDARDYLPEDIPANVGYAVADRHFGTARMNPELLMVESDHDLRNPADFLVIDKIAKAIFRVPGVARVQTITRPDGKPIKHTTIPFAMSRQGTTQRLNEKYMQDRMADMLVQADAMQTNIDTMTKMSALMTQMSAVTHEMVTKTKSMTIDIVELRDHISDFDDFFRPVRNYFYWEPHCFDIPVCWAMRSVFDTLDGINPLTDDIQELVPELERLDALMPQLIALLPSQIETMRSMQTMMLTQYQTQKGQQDQGAAMSEDADAMGDAFDDSMNDDSFYLPPEAFNNDDFKRGIENFISPDGKSVRFIISHEGDPATVEGISQIVPIKTAAKEAIKGTPLEGSSIYMAGTGATYKDMSDGAFYDLLIAGIAAVTLIFIIMLIITRSIVAAAVIVGTVLLSLGASFGLSVLLWQHILGLELHWMVLPMSVILLLAVGSDYNLLLVSRFKEELPGGLKTGIIRAMAGTGSVVTSAGLVFAFTMATFAFSDLKVMAQVGTTIALGLLFDTLIVRSFMTPAVAALLGRWFWWPQKIRTEASRRRLAALTGDPVTAGR
- a CDS encoding HAD family hydrolase, with translation MSSDSRAPSVLFDVDGTLVDSNYLHVTAWLRAFDAEGVPVDGWRIHRCIGMDGTTLVRTLSGDAGQDVLDRLKDLHSEFYQETTSLLAPLPGARDLLRWVAGHGLQVVLATSAPEDELATLREILDCEDAISAVTSSEDVDTAKPKPDIVQIALERAGVGAQDAVFLGDAVWDCEAAKRAGVPSIGVQSGGVSPAELREAGATAVFEDPGDLLANVDSTLLGELARRVSDPR